Proteins from a single region of Mumia flava:
- a CDS encoding redoxin domain-containing protein: MHRLIPIAALTALALSACGTTTDDGSGPSATESTTTTAPATGTADTAATEAAPEDEPVQAPTVLRFEATSLDGEAVDGTTYAGTPVVFWFWAPWCPTCQGEGPAVAEAADALGDDAAIVGVAGLDRDADAMASFVDRTGTDAITHLDDRDGDLYRHFGVTTQSTYVVVSPDGTTVSESGPLSAEDIAALVDDAA; this comes from the coding sequence ATGCACCGCCTGATCCCGATCGCAGCGCTGACGGCGCTCGCCCTGTCGGCCTGCGGCACGACGACCGACGACGGGTCGGGTCCGTCCGCGACGGAGTCGACGACCACGACGGCACCGGCGACCGGCACGGCGGACACCGCGGCGACCGAGGCCGCACCCGAGGACGAGCCCGTCCAGGCGCCGACGGTGCTGCGCTTCGAGGCCACGAGCCTCGACGGCGAGGCGGTCGACGGCACCACCTACGCCGGGACGCCGGTGGTGTTCTGGTTCTGGGCGCCGTGGTGCCCGACCTGCCAGGGCGAGGGGCCGGCGGTCGCCGAAGCAGCCGACGCCCTCGGTGACGACGCCGCGATCGTCGGCGTCGCCGGGCTCGACCGGGATGCCGACGCGATGGCGTCGTTCGTCGACCGCACCGGCACCGACGCGATCACGCACCTGGACGACCGCGACGGCGACCTCTACCGGCACTTCGGGGTGACCACGCAGTCGACGTACGTCGTCGTGTCCCCCGACGGGACCACCGTCTCGGAGTCCGGACCGCTGAGCGCCGAGGACATCGCCGCCCTCGTCGACGACGCCGCGTAG